CTCTCTCATgacgaagattaatggttgtctggagagatgtAGCAAGGGGCCAAAGTTAGTTATCCCTCCAGAGTTGATAGCGGAAGACATTGAgtatttttcaaaacactcgctatactgcaagtttttgggaatgagggtttccttgcagtttttggaaaactgggcgcgaaggacttgggcaccggaaggggaaatggaaatCATGTTGTTAGccaataactacttcatggttactttaaattgcatggaggatcgcaatagggtctttgaagggggcccgtatttttacaactaggtgggattattcatcaagccttggcatgtggggtttaatCCCTCTGAGGAGCTACCAAAtcgggttccagtgtgggttcggcTACCACATTTTCtagtggaatgttgtcgggaggatgtgctatAGATGCTTGCCGCTCTACTTGGGAGGCCTATGGGCTCATCAACACAAACCCtcgggagaaaggtaatgacctatgCTCGCATCTGTGTTGAAAtcgatcttagtaagcctttgccagatgctatagatatgtgtgcaggctcttattcttgggttcaacagttagattatgagactacCTTTTTTATGTCggctatgtcatgagtatggtcatctaCAACGTAAATGTACTAGATATAAGCCAGTTGCGCGCCAACCTCAGCAATCTGACCTAAGCCTAGATAGGGCTGAGAAGGGGAAAGCTCCCATGATGGTCAAGGGTGAGGGTGCTAATGggtttgtcccagttaagacaaagaacaggaaccgAGGACAGAAGAGGCCATTACGAGAGCGTCAAGAGGGGGACTCATTCAACAGATTTGAAGTCctggatgaccttagccatcagGAAGTAAATCTGGGGTTTACCCCTTTGGATCAAGGCGCTTCAGGGGAGGCTCCGGAAAGAGTAATTGAGAATCCTACCTAGGCCTTGCTTGTGGCTAGAAGTCAGCAGATGGAGACGGATCAGCCTGTAGAGGCCCAATTGGAAATCTCTCCAGGCCTTGAGGTGAACTCGGTCGTGGGGGAGGGGTCTCTGCTAGCTCTGAAAAATGGAACTGGCTAGAGTTAGAAGTAATAAGCCCTTTGTTCACCTGGGGTTGCATCAGaaggatattaagaaaagtgcttcagagaagagtTCAAAGGTGGGCAGAAAGAAAGATCcggagaagatcaaattgatgggggagaacctagttgagtcagggtcagtgaagactttggatactcacttttccaaccctcttaaatgattgtgctttcatggaatgcgaggggcttgaacaatggccctagacaaaaaactattcgggatttgattaggaatcattctctTGATGTCCtatttttgcaagaaactaaacttttagtggaaagtatgatgggtcaggtgccaaagctatgggggcgaggtgagtgtcagtgtgttggggtagCTGGTGCTTTCAGAGGAGTGGCCTGCCTTTGGAACCCATTAAGAGTTTGCCCAGTCTGGTGGGTTGCATCCAAATCCTCGATATCCAGAGTTATGTCTAGTCTAGAGACTGGGGAACTtatcttgttttctaacatctatgcccctacagACTATCAGAGTAAGCAAAACTTATGGGCCCATATTTCAGGTGTGCAAAGATTGGCCCCCTTTCACCCTTGGATTATGGCAagagattttaatgcaatcctcgagttgagtgaaaagaaggggggggTTATGAGGTTGGAACCCTCTTCCTACCTATTTCAGGATAATATATCTTTGTTGCACCTTGTTGACATTAAGCTTGGCAATgggttgttcacttggaacaataggagggtgggagattTTTGGGTAGCAGAGAGGTTGGATCGCTTTTTGGTCTCTAATTTTTGGATTGGGGGGGGGTTGGTCCACTAGTTCTGAGATTCTGGATTGGAGAGGGTTAGATCATTGGCCCATCAAGTTGGTGTCTTCTTTAGCTCAGGTTGCTCGCTcaccttctttcaaattccaacttatgtggtttCGGGATCCTACCTTGCAGGATCTGGTAGCggggtggtggaggaaagggaggccggcctttggcacaactatgtactcttttgccaagcaactgcaatttgttaagcttCAGCTTAAGTGGTGGAACTGTCAGGGTTTCGGGAACATATTTCATGCTAAGGAAGCTGCTCAGAGCATGTTGAATgggatcaccagtgaaatcagagagcatgggttGTTCGAGGACTTGCTTAGGGAGGAGGACGGGGCTCTTAAGGTGgtggaggaatgggagcttagcgaagaaatttattggaagcagagagctcatattgattggctgaaggagggggacaagaacactactttcttcttcaactcagtgaaagaaagaagacatggaAACTCCATCCctattctggttaatgatagaggcgAGAAGTGCCTATCCCTACAGGAGATTTTGAGGGAGTCGCTACTTTTTTTCCAGACCCTCTTCAAGGAGGACTCACAGAGGGAAGTGGTGATGAAGAATCAAGTTCTTGCTTGCATTCCCTCTCTGGTCACaggggagatgaatgagaagctaTTGTGTCCTATTTTGATGGAAGAGCTGGAAAGGgttgtctttcacatgaggaaaggaaaagctcctggatCGGATGGGTTCCTAGTTGAATTCTTCCAATAATTCTGGGATATAATCAAATTAGATCTGTTGGAGGTTGTCCAGGAGTCtcaaaggaataagcagatgcttagggcattgaatgcaactttcattgctcttatccccaaatgtgagggggctgaccggttaggccaaTTCTGACCTATCTCTCTTTGCAATGTGAcgtataagatcatatctaaagtgaTTGCAGATAGATTGAAGCAGTGTCTGGGGATTGTTATCTCTGAGGAGTAGAGTGGTTTTGTGGAAGGGCGACAATTTTTGGATGGTGTGGttattgctacggagaccattcactctatggcatcatccaaggaaaaagctatgttcatcaagctggatatggctaaagTGTATGATAGAGTTCGATGGTCCTTtcttcagaagatcctcagggcttttggttttgctgatgagtgggtccagtgggttatgagttgtgttacgtcaaCCTCATTCTCCGTGCTTATCAATGGTGACCATACGGAGTTATTTGGGGCTTCTAAGGGTCTTCGCTAAGGGGACCCCCTATTCCCCTATTTATTCATTCTTATGGCTGAGGGTTTGGGAAGGCTGATCGAGCATAATGTGGGGCTAGGTGTTTTTCAGGGATGGAATTGGGGTAATGACTTGTAACCACAatctcatttgtagtttgtggatgatatggCCCTGATGGGGCTTGCTCAAATCAGGGAAGCTACTAATCTGCgtaaggtcttggatgtttatcttgcggcctcgggccagttgatcaatgaggataaatcttcaatcctatttttcaacactcctgatgctattcaaagaaggattgcccttatcttgagattccaagttggtgcTGCTCCCctgatttatttgggtattcctatttctcttgGCAACCCTCTTAGGGAGACCTGATAGGGTTTATTGGATAAATTTTGcacgaaggttgaacattggactcatagatggctatccttcaCTGGAAGGGTTTAGTTGATTCAGTTGGTGGTTCAGGCTCTTTTGATTTACTgttgtatgcttcatgtggctcctaagtggttcttgaagggactggattctctggctaggcaatttttatgggcaggcaatctctcctcttccaaatggagtctggtcaattgggacttggtgtgtagcccaaagtaggcaagggggcttggtttaaggcagtcaGTTCTTTTTGGGGAAGCATTGGCGGTTAAACTTTACTGGAGGTAGTGTGGAGCAGGATCAAGGTTGGGCCAGGATTCTGGCTAACAAGTATATGCAAAGGATCCTgagggaggaaatccctagatatccactGGATGGAAAGGGCTCTTCGATCTGGAATACTCTCAAAAGGGGGGCCTCTCTCATTAAGGATGGACTCTTTTGGATatgcagaaggggggaagaggccCTTTTCTGGtacgactcttgggatggttatccTCCCATTTTGgaccagtttcctaaccttgggaatctttgcCTGAGGTTTTTGGAGGTGggttggtcaagggtgagtgactttaaggttaCTTACAGGTGTGGTCGGCTGGAGTTAGAGTGGTGAAAGGTTCCTACTGAGTGGCCAGTTGTTGAGATGGAGGAAGAGTGCGCTGAGCTATAGGGCATTGTGGTgagtagacattgtagctcccttAAGAGTAGGGATGGACTGGCTTGGCTaccaaatcctaagggcatttttaCTGTGGCTAGTGGCTACCAAGAATTGGTGAAATGAAGTCTGGAGGGAAGAGAGGTGGCCTagtggaaataggtgtggaataaggtttcttggctgaagtgtaattgtttcgcttggactttggcttagaacagatgtctaacttgggacaatatccacaAGTGGGGATTTTTGGGACCCTCTATCTATGCTTTGTGTGGTTATGGGGAAGAAGATTCCTCACATCTGATCTTTAGATGCCCTTTCTCACAacttatttggcattactggtggggagcatggaagcatccttgtgtccacacAAATTCTCTAGTAGAGTTCTGGAATAGGTTGGGAAGACCTCCTATCCCTCCCCCATCCTCtagactgtctggtatattgggcccatcttcattctgtggcagataTGGCTTGGgaggaacaggaggatctttcGGGAGGACAGATTGTTTGTTCaaaaagtttggaataggatcattgctatggtccaggagacagtggaagctaaatgtgaggtgaattttccactGAGTAGAGAGGAGACTGATTTGGTGAGTAGGCTTGGTTTGCAGGAGATGTCTTCTGGTtgagcttgtgtcaggagaggtagaggggctatgaagaaggtgcaaagggtgggaaggtggattcccccccCCGGAGGGGATTCTCAAGATTAATACCGATGGTTCTTCAAGGGGGAACCCAGGCCTAACTGGAGTTGGTGGTGTTAGCAGGAACAACGGGGGGGAGGTTGTGTTCTTCTTTTCGGTGCACAGAGGGTGGTAGTCCAATAACATTATGGAGGGATTGGCGATTCTCTATGCACTAGAGAGGGCTTGGGAGAGGGGTCAAAGGAAAGTGATTTGTGAATCAGACTCACAAATGGTTGTTAACTTGCTGAATGATCAGAAGCTTAGTGGGATTTAGTGGCGGTTGGCTGGGATTGTCTAGCAGATTCTCCAATTCAGTACTTTAATGGATcaggtgtccttcatccacatCCCTCGGGAGTGGAACAGAGCTGCAGATTGCTTGGCCAAATAGGCTTCAGATcatgatagtgattggaaagttgatgGTTGGGAGCTTCTCTCCAGGGATTACAGTCAAGACTTGCAGAAGATTCTTACGGAGGACATGGATGGTTTTGAAGTTGGTTAAGATAGGGCTGGTCTTGTGGCCTCTGGCTAGGGCCTTTGGGCTCTGACTCTCTTTGTAATTCTTCTAGTTttatttcaataaagtttttacccctttattcaaaaaaaaaattcattttttctcTTTAATTTATTTCATATAATTTTCTTGCAATTAGATCATTTACACAATTGATAAAACAAATGCTTATATTCAATTCCATAGTATTTATAATTATATGAAAGATGTTTTATCGAACTAGATATATGACAATATTTTGGTGTTTGAAACCGTGTATTAAGTGTTTACAATAATGGCTTTGGTTCTAATCATATTTTACACATGACAAATTCTAAAATATGAATCTTCCTATCCTTGATTTCAAAGACCTGATATTGGTGATAAATGAATGATCTCTATAGGTTACTcatcaaagaaataaaatttgcattaTATCACTTTATCAATTATTGTTTTGGCTATTATTCTTCTCTATAGTTTGAAATCAACTATGCAACTATGTATTCTCTTGCAAGAATCAAAATACAAttgaaacaaaacctctaaatggGGAAGATATGCAAAACAATTAGGACCTACTCTACACATGTTGATTATGCATTTACTTGAGAGGTTTCAAGGACATTTCAAATGATTATATTCAAGCAAAGATAATGTAAACCATGTATTCAATTTCATGGTGTTTGTTATTATAGTGTGCATACTTGCTTGTAACACTATTAAACATTGATCATTTTTTCATGTTTATATGTACTACCAAGTTCTAATGTATGATTCTTCTTATCCTTTATTTCAATGACCTCTAATTGGTGATAAATGAATTATCTCTATATGATGAATTATTAAACTTGTTCAACTTATTAAAAATTTACGATTTACAATATGTCACTTTATCAATTCTTTTTTTCCCAATATTCTTCAATATTCCAATGTTTATTATTTTGACCAATATTCTTCTATtaggcgtacccattgcacaccaaggtgcaattgctagtttaaataaatttagcaTTAATCTCTAGTGCCATCTAATAAGAAAACAAATATTATTATAACAAGTCTCATTATTTCACAAAGCTTCAAAATTTTTTACTTGAAACATAACTAATACCTCTAACATAAATTACTATTAATAATTTGAAGCAAACtattacataaataataataatacattaaaaaattatatttaagaataaattagaaataatacaatataatcataataaataactttaattaaaataatacaGAACAAttacataaatttttattttttgaaataaaatctTCAAAACTAAATAAAGCTTACTGCACAATAACTTCAGATAAACTGAATAAAATATTACAAGCACAACTAATAATACAATCGTTGGTTATCAATTACTACAGATCCCTGTCTAGTTATTATAAATATGAAATGACGTGGATTAGAGTAATAATCAAGCAGAAGTAAAGTCGGGATCATCTTCCAATTTGTTCATAGTCGCCGGAGGAAGGCAAACCTCCAATTCAACACTTCCTCCACCTTCTCTACTGGGATGAACCGACACCTTCCCGTCAAAATGATTGGCCATCCCACTCCTAACCGCCACGGGCCGTCCCCACCCAAAATCATTCTCATACATCTCAAACCGCGGAGAGTTCCCTATTACAATACAATTTTTCTGTATCTGATCCAGCGTAATCACAATTGGCTGCTTACGCCACTCATCAATCATTTTCCTGATAGCCTCGTCCATGTGACCACTAATTATACCGTTCAACAAACCAGCAGGGAAGGATAGGGGGAAACTGCTAAGCTCTCTAGCCGTAGCGGTCGCGAATATGTTCTGAATAACGCTGCCAAAGTATGAGCTTGGCAACTGAGGACGAAGCCGTGACCGCAAGTTGACGGACACCCAAATATTTGTCTGCTCGTCCGGGCCGAGACCCCGGGCACGTGTGATTGCTCGCCACAAATGACCGCATAGTGCCTGGAAGGAAGAGATTGTAACTGGTGAACCCCGGTTGACCTGCTCCTTTAAGCGGCTGATCGCTTTGGCGCTGAAATGGAAGATTTTAATCCGAAGTGGAGGCGGGCAAAACCTTGGGATGTGACCGTCCGGGTCGAAGCCAAGCTTAACCGGGGGCCCGCCGAGGTTTAGCAATGAACGGTCGTAAACGGGATTAGCGGGGATTTTGTTGCCGTCCGTACGACAGAGGTGGGCCCAGGAGTTGAATAAATGCCAGAAGGAACTTCCGTCGGCTACGGAGTGGCTGACCGTGCAACACACTGCGATTCCGTCTTTCAGGCGAGTTACCTGCAAATTTCAGGAGAGGACATGAGATTTCCGGCGTCCATAATCACATAAAAGTGTATTGTGCCTCTGAATTCACTTTATTTGtaaataaatgctatgcacttaAATCTagaaatacaatatatatatattttttgtacatTTAAGGAACAGTATTGTACTATAATCTCATTTTTGGAAAAGGTCTGGTAGAGTACATGTTTAGTTTTGGGTTTTGGGAGCAAAAGAAGGATAAAAGGACAAAAGGTTAGCAAAATTTTAGTTAAGTCGTTTTACAATTGATGGTATATATTTAATTGAAAAGGTTTGGGCAAAAGAGAGAAGAGGCTTTTTCAtgttattttgttgatttgataaggTATCTAAAAGCAAATTGTAGAGTACAATGTAAGAATTTAGAATCCCAAAAAAAAAGACTAGTAACTCATACGACAAAGTTCAAGACAAAATAAGAACAAAGGATGTCAACATAGGAGTGTCTATTGTTCCCCACTTTATTTTGGTTATACATATATAAGTTAGACAATTGAATAGACAAGTGAGGTTGCCCACCTAGCATTTGATATTAGTACCTAAAAGAAAAGTCTAGAGTAAAATGGAAGAGTTTGtaataatagaaaaatataaagCAACTGTTTGTAGACTCTATGACCAATTTCAAGCTAAAATAAGAACAAAGGATGAATTGTGTGAATGTTTTGGGAGCAACATTAGAGTCAACATCGATGTGCCCATCGTCCTTCAATTTATTTGGACTATGCATAGACACGTTAGATGAGTGAATGGACAAGTTAGGTGGTGAGGGTGTCCACCTACACTTTTGTGATAAAGTTAATGttatatacaaatgaccacatcctAATGGCAAAGCAATGCATGGTTTGCAAGAACAATATAAGAGCCTTAGAGCTATTTTGCCAGGAGATTGAAATGCAAGTGAACTTTGGAAAAACCAAAGTCGCGATCTTTACCTTAATAAGAAAAAAGAAGCAAATGAACTTTGCAAGAAGCCCCTTGCATACggtaaaataataaaaatacactGGCCTTGGCTTTCATAGCAACCTTAGTTGGGAGGCATGCAAGAAAAAATGATACAAGGGTGATAGAAAACTCTATATGTGCTTCAAAATAGATGTAGATTAGCCGAGTTATAGGATTGAAAAATAACATCTTATATTAATTGCTTGGTATGCTAATGGTGTTGTATGGTTGCAAAGTTTGAGGTAGTAGCATGACAATATGAAAATGGAGACAAACAAAAAGGTTACAAAGACATTTTATCACAAGTAGTTTTAAGATAAAAATTATGATCCCATATGAAATCCTTTTTTCCAAGGCTGAAGCATTTTGAATGGAAGTGGCAACAATGATTCAACTACTAGGATATTTTAAGAGGACATAAAAAGATGAGAGGGCACTATTGACCCAAAATTGCAATAGAGGAAAAGTTAAATAGAATGTAAGACACGTCAATTAAGCAAAATGTCAAGATGATGAATAAATAGGGAATCAACATGCAAGAGAGCCCAAacacaaatttgaaaattgaaagacATGTAAGAAAAAAACTCAAAGCTATGATGTGGACAAAACAAACTGGGCAAAAATGAAAATATTATATAAAGCAAGTTAATCTCACATGTGACCATCAACAAAAACATTGTATAGAGAAAAATATAAAGTAGAAAGCTAAAATGTTAATTAGCCCAATTGAAAAGTAGCAGACACCATCTTATGTGAAATGGAGAGTAGGACAACACTCAAAGAAGAGCACATGTTGACAAGCTTCATTATCACTGCAGGTTAAGGTTAGTGCAAACAATATAGCATTAAATCATAAATTATATGGCATACAAGAACATTTGAGTCAGATACGCTAATAGAGAAAAAGTTCAATCTTACAAGTTTGTTTGAAGAGGAATGGATAGCAAAAACAACAGATTATTTGATCAAAATCTATAGTAAAAGAACCATGATCAACAAGGTAATAGATGATAATCAGAATTAAGAACTCTATTTTGTTAGTTTTGACACAGTTCAACTTTTAGATCCTGCAAAATACCTGATCTCATGAACATCATTAAAAACTTTACTTACATTTCATAAAACCTTAGTATAACCTTGAAACCCATTGCAAAGAACTTCAGCTTTAAATTAAAATTTCAGAACTATCTTTGTCTTATGCTGTAACATAGGTTAGAGCAAGATTGGAACAGTTATCCAATCTCTACGATACACCAAGACATCCATAATCCCCATACACCATAACAGATACCTAAATGCATCTTAATGACTGGATAGCCATTTCCGACCAAAATGGATCTCCCAAATAGAATAACAGAACCTCAAAACACCCAGTTCCCACCTGCAAACACTGCATTTCAAAACCACAAAATATACCTTCAGTGATTTACCTGGACTGCAAGCAAAGGAAGGTGATGGCCTTCCAAATTGAGGGCGCCTGAGAGAGCGAATAGTTCTTCGACAGCCGGCGCCACGTCTGCTGTGGTCAGATCAGCAATACTTAGGTCTTCTGCCTCGGCTTCAATGAAATCTACGCCGGAGTCGTTGCAGAGGATATAAATACCTCCATCCACAGGACTGGTTGTTAACCGACCGGCCAACGGATAAAATTTTACGAGCAGACGGGAAAGGGTTTCAGCAAGACGATCTACATGAGAGGAAAAGTCGGCAGGGGGGATTTGATAGAGGAGGCCTTGCTGAATATAGTGGCAGAAGAGCATTTCTAATTCTAAGGGTAACACTTCAATCTGTTCAGCTTCAGATGGGATTCTGGGAAATACAGTGCGCTTTGTATTGACACGAatcattttgttatattttttttctaATCTAGCTTCTCTTCTTGGACAGAAAGTTCATGGTGTTCCAGTTGGCCTGGAATGGAAGATTTATAGATTTTCTTCAATCTGAGATAGGCAtgaattgaatatgttcattacaTTCGAACCTGCTTTAACTGTACTTGTTTTGGTGGATGGAAATCAATTCAGACTCAGTCTGCTTGGAGATAATTTCAAAGTTGAATGTAAATATACAGGTCGCTTCTACACAGAAAAAATGAGTGATTGATGTAAATAAATGAATTATCTGAGAATCAAGATTAGTCGTTGAAGAAATGTGTTAACGGAATTAAGTTTAACTAATTTGATTGATATCTAAACTAAAACAAAATTTGATAGTTTTTATGTAGGAATAGCATGTTTCTTATATTTGATTCTTATATTTGATGAAAAAAAAAGGGGTCTATTGCAAAAGTAGAATTAAATCAATCTCTTTCATCACCAAAAGTTGTGAAAATCTTATTTCTTATTATTTTAGATACATTTATTTGCAATGTTAATAAATTTTACACTTTTTTTTAAATCTATTCATATGACAATCAAATAAAAACCATAGGTAATGAGGAGAAAACAAATTGGTGAGCTGTTATTATCAATAAGTGGCCGAGAAAATGACTGATGATACAAAGTCCTATTACATTAAGTGCTGAAATATCATGTTTCTTACATTTGATATAAAAGTCTACCACACAAGTTGAATAAAAAACAATCTCTCTTTAGCGGAGAAGATGACTCATGATGCAAAATCCTATTACTTAAAGTCTAGAAATATCACGTTTTTAACATTTGATATAATAATCTACTacacaagttaaaaaaaaaaaatctctcttaCATATTATAAGCTCTTAAAGTATTATCtcttatttttttaaatacaat
This genomic stretch from Cryptomeria japonica chromosome 8, Sugi_1.0, whole genome shotgun sequence harbors:
- the LOC131069312 gene encoding BAHD acyltransferase DCR, which codes for MIRVNTKRTVFPRIPSEAEQIEVLPLELEMLFCHYIQQGLLYQIPPADFSSHVDRLAETLSRLLVKFYPLAGRLTTSPVDGGIYILCNDSGVDFIEAEAEDLSIADLTTADVAPAVEELFALSGALNLEGHHLPLLAVQVTRLKDGIAVCCTVSHSVADGSSFWHLFNSWAHLCRTDGNKIPANPVYDRSLLNLGGPPVKLGFDPDGHIPRFCPPPLRIKIFHFSAKAISRLKEQVNRGSPVTISSFQALCGHLWRAITRARGLGPDEQTNIWVSVNLRSRLRPQLPSSYFGSVIQNIFATATARELSSFPLSFPAGLLNGIISGHMDEAIRKMIDEWRKQPIVITLDQIQKNCIVIGNSPRFEMYENDFGWGRPVAVRSGMANHFDGKVSVHPSREGGGSVELEVCLPPATMNKLEDDPDFTSA